A region of the Leptolyngbyaceae cyanobacterium genome:
TCCTCGACACTCGGAAATATACAAATTAGATGCGATGCAAGCTTATGTTTAGCTAACTATCTGCTCTATTGTCCGCTTAGTGATGTAGCTTCGATTAATAAATTGTGAGAGAAGGAGACTTAAATGCCCCTTTTTGAATTAATTTGCGATCGATCACCGAATTTAAGCGATCGCTAGAAGTTGCTTTGTTAAATCGGCAGTGCAGGAGTTGAACCTGCCTAAGGCGAATTATGAGTTCGCTGCCTCAACCGCTCGGCCAACTGCCGTGAATTCCTCTACTAGTATAAGATATTTCTGTTAAAATTAGCAGCCAGTTCACAAAATTAGGTTGCAATCTCGATCGAGAAGCAATCTAGCTTTTAATTCCTTGGGGTCAGTCCTGAACAAGCTGCACTTTGATTGTACGATCTCTAAGTCCAATTCGACAGCCCTTTATCTTAACTTAAGATAATAATCTTTGCCTAGTTCACACCAGAGAAATTAGCCTAGAACTGTAGCGATCATGAAATTAAACTCAACTGTAGCCTTAACTTTAATTTTGCTAGTCCTCATGCTTGGGGCTGGCTTTGTCAGTGGAATGTGGGGATTTGCTTTAGGTTACGAAGCCCTCAAGGGTGTCAATCAACCCGATACTCGCCCCACCGCCAGAGGTAAGAATAATCAAGATACAGCACCCGGAACCCAAAAATTAGTTTTTTTAAAAGAGGCAGACATTCTCAAGAGTGTCAGAGTTAGGATACAACAAGCCAATCAACAGAAGCAAACTAAAGCGCAAAATACTGACGAAGATAGCAACAACAGCGCTAAATCAGTTGCAGAAACACAAAATTCTCCATCTAGCGTTGTTAATGCTGCGTTTCCGATTATCAGTCAAGATCGGGCCGTCACCTTAGCAATTCGATCAGTTCGTCAACAACCAGGTTCTTTACTACTGGATGTCAGTTTAAAAAACGAAGGTTCTCAAACCATAAAATTTCTTTATAGTTTTTTAGATGTTACCGATAACCAAGGACGCCCTTTAAGCGCTAGTGCGGAAGGCTTACCAGGAGAATTGCCACCTAACGGACAAACATTTTCCGGTACGGTCAGTATTCCTGCTACTGTCCTAGATGGGACTGATAAAGTTTCTCTTACCTTAACCGATTATCCAGATCAGCAACTCAAACTGCAAACTGCTGGTATTCCAGTAAGATAAGTTAAAAATAATCAATAAAAAATTAAAGTATCGGGCAATGGAAGCGAGGAAATTATAATTAGTTGTACTCTTCCATTTCCCATTTCGATCGTATTTACCCTTCGATCATGATTGCCACCATTGTGGTTGTTTTGGCCAATAATCAGGGTTTAATTTCTCAAATTCCACCAAACGTAACTTGGCCAGACATGGTGCTACGCTTGTTGTCGGTTTTGCTTTTAATTGCGATCAATGCCTTTTTCGTGACTGCTGAATTTTCCATCGTTTCAGTTAGGCGATCGCGAATCAATCATTTGGTAGACTCTGGAGATGCTCCAGCCAAAACAGTCCAAAAACTGCAAGAAAGTATCGATCGTCTTTTGTCTACCACTCAGCTAGGTATTACCCTCTCTAGTTTGGCATTAGGCTGGATTGGTGAAAGTACGATGGCTGTTTTGGTAGCTAACTGGATGGCACATCTGCCGCTTCCTGCAAGTACGAACCAGCTAATTGCCCATACGTTAGCAATACCAGTAGCTTTTCTATTAGTTGCCTATTTGCAGATTATTTTAGGCGAACTTTGCCCGAAAACCGTTGCCATTCTTTATTCAGAACAAATAGCCCGATTTTTAGGCCCACCGAGTTTAGCGATCGCGCGTTTTTTCAACCCTTTCATTTGGATTTTAAATCAATCCACCCGTTTGCTATTGCGCTTAGTCGGCATTCGCTACAGCGGACAAGGCTGGAAACCACCAGTTACCCCGGAAGAATTACAGCGGATCATCACTACTTCCACCGAATCAACTGGATTAGAAGCAGAAGAAAGAGAACTACTCAGAAACGTCTTTGAATTTGGCGACGTTTCGGCTGGAGAAGTCATGGTACCGCGCACCAGCATAATAGCGATTCCCTGCAACGCTACCTTTCAATTGCTGCTAGAAGAAGTTGCTGCGTCCGGTCATTCCCGCTACCCCGTAACCGGAGAATCATTAGATGATATTCGCGGTTTTATTAACTTTATCGAATTAGCCCAGCCTTTAGCTGAAGGTAACCTTTCCCTCGAAACGCCTATCCAACCTTGGATTCGTCCGGTGAGGTTCGTACCGGAATATACTCCCTTGAGCGAACTTTTGCCAGTGATGCAGCGATCGCAATTAGCCATTGTCATGGTAGTAGATGAGTTCGGCGGTACGGCAGGATTGGTTACCCTTAACGATTTGATCGCTGAAATCATCGGTGACACCGGCGAACCAGACAACACGGAAGAACTAATCGTTCAAAGTTTGGACGATCAAACATTTTTAGTGCAAGCTCAAATCAACGTAGAAGAACTCAACGAAATTTTGGATTTTAATTTACCACTTACCAACGAATATCAAACTCTGGGCGGTTTTATTCTTTACGAACTTCAAAAAATCCCTGCTGCCGGGGAAGCTTTGAAATACCAAAATTTAGAACTAACCGTTATTTCTATTGAAGGGCCTCGCTTGCACCAAATTCAAATTCGCCGCTTAGATCCCAATTCAGATAATCTTCAAAAATCAAATAGTTTGGAAACTTTAGAAAACCAAACAAATGGCATCGGCAATGCTTATAAGGCGGAAAATTATTTATTCAAATCTAACTTAGATTCCGATAGATAAATCAACGACGTTACGCAATTTTGGGCTGAAAATATAACAAATTAACAATGAGTTTGTAACATTTATATATTGGTTCACTCAAGCATTGTTAGATTTACTATTTTGAAATTACAAAGATTAGCAAAAACGTAAAAATAAATTGATAGAAAATAAAAAAGATGGGCATTAAGCATTAGAATGCAAATTGCGATAAATCAACGGATCTTTTAATCCTAACTCTTCAAAAGCTGCCAACCGCAACTTACAAGAATCGCAAACACCACAAGCTAATTCTTCACCTGCATAACAAGACCAAGTTTCTTCCCAAGGTACGCCCAAGCTATTTCCTAGTTGAATGATGTCCGTTTTTCTCAAATTAATCAAAGGCGAGATAATCTCGATCGCGTTCCCTTCTCGCCCCTGCTTAGTTCCCAGCCGAAAAACTTGCTGCATCGCTTGGATATAATCAGGACGGCAATCGGGATAACCAGAATAATCCAAAGCATTGACCCCAATATAAACTCGCTCGGCAGCGATCGCTTCGGCATAAGCCAGTGCAAAACTCAAAAAAATCGTATTTCTAGCGGGGACATAAGTAATCGGTATATTTTCGCTCATCTGAGCCACAGAGCGATCGCTTGGCAAATTAATTTTGGTATCCGTCAACGCAGATCCGCCCCAAATAGTTAAGTCAAACTTAACTATTTGGTGTTCGATGACACCAGCACGCTGAGCGATCGCTTTTGCTGCTGCCAATTCACGACGATGACGTTGCTGGTAATCAAACGAAAGCGCGTAACACTCGCAATTGCTAGCTTTAGCTTGATAAAGAACCGTTGACGAGTCCAATCCCCCAGAAAGTAAAACTACCGCTTTCACCACCTTCTCCCCGTATTGCTTTACCGAAAACAGACACCGTAAACGCTAATGCTGAGTTACCTTTACTACAAAAAGCCCTTTTCATCAACTAATTGTGTGTAGGAACTTAAACTCTACTTATAAATTCTTAATCAATCAAGACACTATGCTACCATCTGGATGGTTTTGACTGCTGTTCAGGACAAAGCAACCGTGAAGAATATTTACGGTCAAAGCTGACAATTATAGCTGTTATTGCTTTGCCCGTACAGAGAAAACCCAGTGTGGTGGAGGAGCATAACAGAGTGCAAGATAGCATCTCAGTCCGATTTGCGAACGCTTACCTGCAACGTAATCAACCAGAACCGTTGCGGATTGGGGTCATCGGCGTGGGTAACATGGGACAACACCATACCCGCGTTCTCAGTTTACTCAAGGATGTCGAACTCGTAGGAGTCGCCGATATTAACGTCGAGCGCGGTCTGGATACTGCCAGTAAATATCGAGTTCGCTTTTTTGAAGATTATCGCGACCTGCTCCCCCATGTGGAGGCGGTCTGCGTTGCAGTACCGACCCGCCTGCATCATTCAGTTGGCATGACCTGTTTGCAATCAGGAGTTCACGTTCTGATTGAAAAACCGATCGCTGCCAGCATTACCGAAGCGGAATCTCTAGTAAATGCAGCAGCAGAGTCAGGCTGTATTTTACAAGTGGGCCACATCGAACGCTTCAACCCAGCCTTTCAGGAACTCAGCAAAGTGCTGAAAACCGAAGAATTGCTGGCATTAGAAGCCCATCGGATGAGTCCTTATTCTCATCGGGCTAACGATGTTTCCGTGGTCTTGGATTTAATGATCCACGACATAGACCTGCTGCTGGAATTGGCAGCCGCCCCAGTAGTTAAATTAACCGCCAGTGGCTCTCGTGCCTCTGACTCAGGTTATTTAGACTACGTAACGGCTACTCTAGGCTTTGCCAACGGCATAGTCGCTACTCTGACTGCCAGCAAAGTTACTCACCGTAAAATCCGCCGAATTGCCGCTCATTGTAAGAATTCTCTGACAGAAGCAGATTTTCTAAACAATGAAATTCTCATTCATCGGCAAACGACGGCCAATTACATGACCGATTACGGTCAAGTACTTTATCGGCAAGATGGCTTGATTGAAAAGGTCTACACCAGCAATATCGAACCCCTCCACGCCGAATTGGAACATTTTGTCAATTGCGTGCGGGGTGGAAATCAACCTTCTGTTGGTGGAGAACAAGCTCTCAAGGCTCTCCGGTTAGCCAGTTTAATCGAACAGATTGCCCTTGATGGTCAGGTTTGGAACCAGCGAGACTTGGAGTACGTAAATCATTCGATTCTCCAGGTTTAATACAAATTCCGATCGACAAATTTCAGCTTTCAGCAGGAAAAAATCATCCGACTACCTATCTAAAATTTGAAATCTAAAATCCTCTGAGTGATAATTTCACTGACTAGCTGATTCCCTTGGGGGCTGAGGTGAATATGGTCTCTGTATAATGTTTCCGGCTGCTGAACTGAGTTAAACAGCCCCAAAAAATCCACATACGCTATTTGCTGGCTTTCGGTAAACTCCCTTAGTCGCTGACGTTCTTTGATTTCGTAGTCGCGAGGACCGGGATTGCCTATTTCCCGTTTTAAGGGAGTCATCGCCAGCAAAAAATTACTATTGGTTTGCCGAACTAGATCTCGTATTTGTTCGATAGCTGCTAAGTTGCGACTGACAAGATCCGTTTCGGTCTGATTCCCCGTTAGATTTTCTGTTGTCTGGTTTTTAGATAAATAACGGCTAAAAAATTCGGCTATTCCCAAGGGAGGTTTGCGATCGGGATAATTGCGATCGCGTCCCACTGGCATAGAAGTTGGTGCAGCAGCAAACAAATCATCTGTATTGATCAGCAGTATCACCACCTGCGCCTGGAAAGTACCAAACTTCTGTAAATAAGCTAATTCATTACGCGGGCCCCAAGAATTAGCCGAAGCATTGAGAACTTCGATTTGCTGGAACTTCTTGCCAACAAAAGTCGATTTGAGCCAAGCGGCGATCTTTTGTGAAATAATCTCGGATTGATCGGTCCACCAACCCCCATTGGCAATCGAGTCACCCAATAATAAAACCCTTAGAGTAGAGGGAGAACGCTCCGGCGCGATCGTTTTTCCCCGCATCGAGTACTGATTGATTTCGATGAAATTGCCAAATCGACGAGTACGCTGATTGGGAGCAAGCAAATAACCGATCTGCTCGTCAGCAATATAAATTAAAGGATTGCCGAAACCTACTAAAAAACGCAATCCAAGTTCTAATAACAGCAATAAACCGATCGCAACTGCCAAGACAATCAAACTTACTTTCACTAACG
Encoded here:
- a CDS encoding SGNH/GDSL hydrolase family protein, producing the protein MKVSLIVLAVAIGLLLLLELGLRFLVGFGNPLIYIADEQIGYLLAPNQRTRRFGNFIEINQYSMRGKTIAPERSPSTLRVLLLGDSIANGGWWTDQSEIISQKIAAWLKSTFVGKKFQQIEVLNASANSWGPRNELAYLQKFGTFQAQVVILLINTDDLFAAAPTSMPVGRDRNYPDRKPPLGIAEFFSRYLSKNQTTENLTGNQTETDLVSRNLAAIEQIRDLVRQTNSNFLLAMTPLKREIGNPGPRDYEIKERQRLREFTESQQIAYVDFLGLFNSVQQPETLYRDHIHLSPQGNQLVSEIITQRILDFKF
- a CDS encoding hemolysin family protein encodes the protein MIATIVVVLANNQGLISQIPPNVTWPDMVLRLLSVLLLIAINAFFVTAEFSIVSVRRSRINHLVDSGDAPAKTVQKLQESIDRLLSTTQLGITLSSLALGWIGESTMAVLVANWMAHLPLPASTNQLIAHTLAIPVAFLLVAYLQIILGELCPKTVAILYSEQIARFLGPPSLAIARFFNPFIWILNQSTRLLLRLVGIRYSGQGWKPPVTPEELQRIITTSTESTGLEAEERELLRNVFEFGDVSAGEVMVPRTSIIAIPCNATFQLLLEEVAASGHSRYPVTGESLDDIRGFINFIELAQPLAEGNLSLETPIQPWIRPVRFVPEYTPLSELLPVMQRSQLAIVMVVDEFGGTAGLVTLNDLIAEIIGDTGEPDNTEELIVQSLDDQTFLVQAQINVEELNEILDFNLPLTNEYQTLGGFILYELQKIPAAGEALKYQNLELTVISIEGPRLHQIQIRRLDPNSDNLQKSNSLETLENQTNGIGNAYKAENYLFKSNLDSDR
- the queC gene encoding 7-cyano-7-deazaguanine synthase QueC, translating into MKAVVLLSGGLDSSTVLYQAKASNCECYALSFDYQQRHRRELAAAKAIAQRAGVIEHQIVKFDLTIWGGSALTDTKINLPSDRSVAQMSENIPITYVPARNTIFLSFALAYAEAIAAERVYIGVNALDYSGYPDCRPDYIQAMQQVFRLGTKQGREGNAIEIISPLINLRKTDIIQLGNSLGVPWEETWSCYAGEELACGVCDSCKLRLAAFEELGLKDPLIYRNLHSNA
- a CDS encoding Gfo/Idh/MocA family oxidoreductase, giving the protein MQDSISVRFANAYLQRNQPEPLRIGVIGVGNMGQHHTRVLSLLKDVELVGVADINVERGLDTASKYRVRFFEDYRDLLPHVEAVCVAVPTRLHHSVGMTCLQSGVHVLIEKPIAASITEAESLVNAAAESGCILQVGHIERFNPAFQELSKVLKTEELLALEAHRMSPYSHRANDVSVVLDLMIHDIDLLLELAAAPVVKLTASGSRASDSGYLDYVTATLGFANGIVATLTASKVTHRKIRRIAAHCKNSLTEADFLNNEILIHRQTTANYMTDYGQVLYRQDGLIEKVYTSNIEPLHAELEHFVNCVRGGNQPSVGGEQALKALRLASLIEQIALDGQVWNQRDLEYVNHSILQV